CCGAGGCGCAACACGGACGAATCTGAGAATTGCATGTGCTTCAGTCATGTCCTATCCTTTACCAGATCACCAGCCGGAGAATCCGGCCCACTGATTACTTAAGAGCAACCGCCTTTTCAGTCTTCGCCTGACCATGCCCCTTGAAAAAGCGGGTGGGCGCAAACTCTCCCAATTTGTGGCCGACCATATTTTCCGTCACAAAAACAGGAATGAATTTTTTCCCGTTATGGACGGCGAAGGTATGGCCGATCATATCCGGAATCACCGTCGATCGACGCGACCAGGTCTTGATGATCTTCCGGTCCTTATTTTGATTCATTTGCTCAACCTTCTTAAGCAAATGATCGTCGATAAACGCGCCTTTACTGATTGATCTAGGCATTGCGCACTCCTGACTTGCGTCGAGCGATAATGAACTTATCGGTCTTCTTATTC
The Nitrospira sp. genome window above contains:
- the rpsS gene encoding 30S ribosomal protein S19 — translated: MPRSISKGAFIDDHLLKKVEQMNQNKDRKIIKTWSRRSTVIPDMIGHTFAVHNGKKFIPVFVTENMVGHKLGEFAPTRFFKGHGQAKTEKAVALK